A window of the Bacteroides thetaiotaomicron VPI-5482 genome harbors these coding sequences:
- a CDS encoding GH92 family glycosyl hydrolase: MRRILLTCTLAFTLLPVFGGEGKAPPMDKEKSLLIDYVDPFIGTTNFGTTNPGAVCPNGMMSVVPFNVMGSADNTYDKDARWWSTPYEHTNCFFTGYSHVNLSGVGCPELGSLLLMPTTGELNVDYKEYGSKYKDEQASPGYYSNYLTKYNIKTEVSATPRTGIARFTFPKGESHILLNLGEGLTNESGAMLRRVSDSEIEGMKLLGTFCYNPQAVFPIYFVMRVNKVPATTGYWKKQRPMTGVEAEWDRDQGKYKLYTRYGKEIAGDDVGAYFTFETEEGEQVEVQMGVSFVSIENARLNLDKEQSGKNFEQVLSDARAQWNDDLSRITVEGGTDAQKTVFYTALYHLLIHPNVLQDVNGEYPAMESDQILTTKGTRYTVFSLWDTYRNVHQLLTLVYPERQMEMVRTMLDMYREHGWFPKWELYGRETLTMEGDPSIPVIVDTWMKGLRDFDVDLAYEAMYKSATLPGAENLMRPDNDDYMSKGYVPLREQYDNSVSHALEYYIADFALSRFADALGKKKDAEMFYKRSLGYKHYYSKEFGTFRPILPDGTFYSPFNPRQGENFEPNPGFHEGNSWNYTFYVPHDVYGLAKLMGGKKPFVNKLQMVFDEGLYDPANEPDIAYAHLFSYFKGEEWRTQKETQRLLDKYFTTKPDGIPGNDDTGTMSAWAIFNMIGFYPDCPGLPEYALTTPVFNKVTIRLDPKWYKENELVIESNRTGSETLYINKVLLDGKKFNKYRITHDELVHGKRLIFDLK; the protein is encoded by the coding sequence ATGAGACGTATATTATTAACTTGCACACTGGCTTTCACCCTTCTCCCCGTATTTGGGGGAGAGGGTAAGGCCCCCCCTATGGATAAGGAAAAGAGTCTGTTGATAGACTATGTAGATCCTTTTATTGGAACGACAAACTTCGGCACCACCAATCCCGGAGCTGTTTGCCCGAATGGAATGATGTCCGTAGTACCTTTTAATGTGATGGGTTCTGCCGATAATACATACGATAAAGATGCACGTTGGTGGTCGACGCCTTATGAACATACCAATTGTTTCTTTACAGGATATTCTCATGTGAATCTGAGTGGTGTCGGTTGTCCTGAACTGGGTTCTTTATTGCTGATGCCTACTACCGGAGAACTGAATGTAGACTATAAGGAATATGGGAGCAAATATAAGGATGAACAGGCTTCTCCCGGCTATTATTCCAATTATTTGACGAAGTATAATATAAAGACAGAAGTCTCTGCTACTCCGCGTACAGGTATTGCCCGTTTCACTTTTCCTAAAGGAGAGAGTCATATACTTCTGAATTTGGGCGAAGGCCTGACCAATGAGAGTGGAGCCATGCTTCGTCGTGTAAGTGACAGCGAAATAGAGGGAATGAAACTATTGGGTACTTTCTGTTATAATCCCCAAGCTGTATTTCCCATCTATTTTGTGATGAGAGTGAACAAAGTTCCCGCCACAACCGGATATTGGAAAAAGCAACGTCCGATGACAGGTGTGGAAGCAGAATGGGATCGCGACCAAGGCAAATATAAATTGTATACCCGCTATGGAAAAGAAATAGCAGGTGACGATGTGGGCGCTTACTTCACTTTTGAAACAGAAGAAGGAGAACAGGTCGAAGTACAGATGGGAGTTTCCTTTGTAAGCATAGAGAATGCCCGTTTGAATCTGGATAAAGAACAGTCGGGAAAAAACTTTGAACAGGTGCTTTCCGATGCCCGTGCACAGTGGAACGATGACTTGTCACGTATCACTGTAGAAGGAGGAACGGATGCACAGAAAACAGTTTTTTATACGGCACTTTATCATTTGTTGATTCATCCGAACGTTCTGCAGGATGTAAATGGTGAATATCCGGCTATGGAGAGCGATCAGATTCTGACAACGAAAGGTACCCGATATACTGTATTCTCTTTGTGGGATACATATCGTAACGTACATCAGCTTTTGACTTTGGTTTATCCCGAACGTCAGATGGAAATGGTACGTACCATGCTCGATATGTATCGTGAACATGGTTGGTTCCCTAAATGGGAATTGTATGGAAGAGAGACTCTTACGATGGAAGGTGATCCAAGTATCCCAGTGATTGTGGATACATGGATGAAAGGATTGCGTGACTTTGACGTAGATCTGGCTTATGAAGCTATGTACAAGTCGGCTACATTACCCGGGGCGGAAAATCTGATGCGTCCGGACAATGATGACTATATGTCAAAAGGATACGTGCCGCTTCGTGAACAATATGATAACTCCGTATCTCATGCACTGGAATATTATATCGCAGACTTTGCCCTTTCCCGTTTTGCGGATGCTTTAGGAAAGAAGAAAGATGCGGAAATGTTCTATAAACGCTCTTTGGGATATAAGCATTATTATAGTAAGGAGTTCGGTACATTCCGACCTATTCTTCCGGACGGAACTTTCTACAGTCCGTTCAATCCGAGGCAGGGAGAGAACTTTGAACCGAATCCCGGTTTCCACGAAGGTAATTCTTGGAATTATACTTTCTATGTACCACATGATGTATATGGATTGGCTAAACTGATGGGTGGAAAGAAACCTTTTGTCAATAAGCTGCAAATGGTGTTTGATGAAGGACTATATGATCCGGCTAACGAACCGGATATTGCTTACGCTCATCTGTTCTCTTACTTTAAAGGTGAAGAATGGCGTACACAGAAAGAGACACAGCGACTGCTGGATAAGTACTTTACGACCAAACCGGACGGTATCCCTGGAAATGATGACACAGGTACGATGTCTGCATGGGCTATTTTCAATATGATAGGTTTTTATCCCGACTGTCCGGGATTGCCGGAATATGCATTGACTACTCCGGTATTTAATAAAGTAACGATCCGCTTGGATCCTAAATGGTATAAGGAAAATGAGCTGGTAATTGAGAGTAATCGTACCGGATCGGAAACTCTTTATATAAATAAGGTGTTATTGGATGGTAAGAAGTTCAATAAATACCGCATTACCCACGATGAACTTGTTCATGGTAAACGCTTGATATTTGATTTGAAATAA
- a CDS encoding 1,4-beta-mannosyl-N-acetylglucosamine phosphorylase: MNKIQIPWEERPVGCTDVMWRYSQNPVIGRYHIPSSNSIFNSAVVPFKDGFAGVFRCDNKAVQMNIFTGFSKDGIHWDISHEPIQFKAGNTEMIESEYKYDPRVTWIEDRYWVTWCNGYHGPTIGIAYTFDFVDFFQCENAFLPFNRNGVLFPQKIDGKYAMLSRPSDNGHTPFGDIYISYSPDMKYWGEHRCVMKVTPFPESAWQCTKIGAGSVPFLTDEGWLLFYHGVITTCNGFRYAMGSAILDKDHPEKVLYRTREYLIGPAAPYELQGDVPNVVFPCAALQDGERVAVYYGAADTVVGMAFGYIQEIIDFTKRTSII; this comes from the coding sequence ATGAATAAGATTCAAATTCCCTGGGAAGAACGTCCTGTCGGATGTACAGATGTAATGTGGCGTTACTCGCAAAATCCGGTCATCGGACGCTATCATATTCCTTCATCCAATAGTATTTTCAACAGTGCTGTCGTACCTTTCAAAGATGGATTCGCCGGCGTATTCCGTTGTGACAACAAAGCTGTACAGATGAACATCTTCACAGGATTCAGTAAAGATGGTATTCATTGGGATATTAGTCATGAACCGATTCAGTTCAAAGCCGGTAACACGGAAATGATTGAATCCGAATATAAATATGACCCGCGTGTTACGTGGATTGAAGACCGTTATTGGGTAACTTGGTGCAACGGCTATCATGGACCTACTATCGGTATTGCCTATACATTTGATTTTGTAGATTTCTTCCAATGCGAGAATGCTTTCCTGCCTTTCAATCGTAATGGAGTACTTTTCCCGCAAAAGATAGATGGCAAATATGCTATGTTAAGTCGCCCCAGCGACAATGGACATACACCGTTCGGTGATATTTATATCAGCTACAGTCCGGATATGAAATACTGGGGTGAACACCGTTGTGTCATGAAAGTAACTCCTTTCCCTGAAAGTGCCTGGCAGTGTACCAAGATTGGTGCAGGTTCGGTACCTTTCCTTACTGATGAAGGCTGGTTGCTTTTCTATCATGGTGTTATCACTACTTGCAACGGTTTCCGTTATGCAATGGGTTCGGCGATACTCGATAAGGATCATCCCGAAAAGGTACTTTATCGTACCCGTGAATATCTGATAGGTCCGGCTGCACCTTATGAACTTCAAGGGGATGTGCCCAATGTGGTATTCCCATGTGCGGCATTGCAGGATGGTGAGCGTGTAGCTGTTTATTATGGAGCTGCAGATACCGTTGTAGGAATGGCTTTCGGCTATATCCAGGAAATAATTGATTTTACAAAACGAACGAGCATTATCTAA
- a CDS encoding MFS transporter: MQQNKTASQGKTINPIYWVPTAYFAMGLPFIAINLVSVFMFKDLGISDTQITFWTSLIMMPWTLKFLWSPFLEMYRTKKFFVLVTELLSGILFGVVAFSLFFDYFFAISISTMAVIAFSGATHDIACDGVYMAELNKEDQAKYIGVQGAFYNVAKLVANGGLVALAGMLAEYFGAIEGASIDANKGAYSSAWMIIFAVIAAVMVLLGLYHIKMLPSTQVPATGKKSTSEIMQDLVNVIGNFFTKKHIVYYIFFIILYRLAEGFIMKVAPLFLRASREVGGLGLSLTEIGTLNGVFGSAAFVIGSLLGGIFVARYGLKKTLFMLCCVFNLPFLAYTFLAVVQPTSLYLIGTCITMEYFGYGFGFVGLTLFMMQQIAPGKHQMSHYAFASGIMNLGVMLPGMISGYFSDLLGYRSFFIYVLIATIPAFLMTYFIPFTYDDSKKKK, from the coding sequence ATGCAACAGAATAAAACTGCTTCTCAAGGAAAAACTATCAACCCGATTTATTGGGTACCTACCGCTTATTTTGCAATGGGACTTCCCTTTATTGCCATCAATTTGGTTTCCGTATTCATGTTTAAGGATTTGGGTATTTCTGATACTCAGATAACGTTTTGGACTTCTCTTATCATGATGCCCTGGACACTCAAATTCTTATGGAGCCCTTTTCTTGAAATGTATCGGACCAAAAAGTTTTTTGTACTGGTAACCGAACTGTTGAGTGGTATATTGTTTGGAGTAGTAGCTTTTTCGTTATTCTTTGATTATTTCTTTGCTATCAGTATTTCCACTATGGCGGTGATTGCGTTCAGTGGAGCCACACATGATATCGCTTGCGATGGTGTATATATGGCAGAACTGAATAAAGAGGATCAGGCTAAATATATTGGAGTACAGGGAGCTTTCTATAATGTGGCAAAATTGGTTGCCAACGGTGGATTAGTTGCTTTGGCAGGTATGCTGGCCGAATATTTCGGAGCGATAGAAGGAGCTTCGATAGATGCCAATAAGGGTGCGTATTCATCTGCATGGATGATTATTTTTGCCGTAATTGCTGCAGTAATGGTATTGCTCGGTCTTTATCATATAAAGATGTTGCCTTCTACACAAGTTCCCGCTACCGGCAAGAAGTCTACCTCAGAAATCATGCAGGATTTGGTAAATGTGATTGGGAACTTTTTTACTAAAAAACATATAGTATATTATATCTTCTTCATTATTCTCTACCGATTGGCGGAAGGATTTATAATGAAGGTTGCTCCTTTGTTTCTGCGTGCCTCCAGAGAGGTCGGAGGTCTGGGGCTGTCATTGACAGAAATCGGAACATTGAATGGCGTCTTTGGTTCTGCCGCCTTTGTTATCGGTTCATTGCTGGGTGGAATATTTGTTGCCAGATATGGATTGAAGAAAACTTTATTCATGCTTTGTTGCGTGTTCAACCTTCCTTTCCTTGCTTATACTTTCCTTGCTGTAGTCCAGCCGACCAGTCTTTATCTGATCGGAACATGTATCACAATGGAGTATTTCGGCTATGGTTTCGGATTTGTCGGACTGACCTTGTTCATGATGCAGCAGATTGCTCCTGGCAAACATCAGATGTCACATTATGCATTTGCTTCGGGAATCATGAATCTGGGAGTTATGCTTCCGGGAATGATCAGCGGCTATTTTAGTGATTTACTGGGATACCGTAGTTTCTTTATCTATGTACTGATCGCAACAATTCCTGCTTTTTTGATGACCTATTTTATACCTTTTACGTATGATGATTCAAAAAAGAAAAAATAA
- a CDS encoding DUF4838 domain-containing protein, protein MRIIRRIIFQLLCLLGACCYIPATAQVVLVDNGKTKSRIILSENDQINQISANLFQLFLQRISGCTFPIVKGQNAKKGDIIISSKTPAGVTEDGFSLSTKDGILRISGSGNGTVYGVVTLLEQYLGVDYWGENEYSFNPAKTIELPLIDKIDNPAFRYRQTQCYAIRTDSIYKWWNRLEEPNEVFAAGYWVHTFDKLLPASVYGKDHPEYYSYFKGKRHPGKASQWCLSNPEVFEIVAQRIDSIFKANPDKHIMSVSQNDGNYTNCTCDACKAIDDYEGALSGSIITFLNKLAARFPDKEFSTLAYLYTMNPPKHVKPLPNVNIMLCDIDCDREVTLTENASGKEFVKAMEGWAAITNNIFVWDYGINFDNYLAPFPNFHILQDNIRLFKKNHATMHFSQIAGSRGGDFAELRAYLVSKLMWNPEANVDSLMQHFLHGYYGEAAPYLYQYIKVMEGALIGSGQRLWIYDSPVSHKYGMLKPQLMRRYNQLFDDAEKAVAEDNKFLKRVQRARLPIQYSELEIARTETGTDMNEISPKLALFEERVKEFNVPTLNERSNSPVEYCQLYRERYMPRAEKSVAIGAKVTYLIPPTGKYAEIGKTALVDGLFGGSTFVESWIGWEGTDGAFVIDLGKEKEIHSIDTDFLHQIGAWILFPLKVVYSYSEDGENYTHWGAHDMPENRSGKVEFRGVKTESEMPVHARYVKVEVTGTKECPEWHYGVGHPSWFFIDEVTIK, encoded by the coding sequence ATGAGAATCATTCGCCGTATTATTTTTCAGCTGCTTTGTTTGTTGGGAGCATGTTGTTATATTCCTGCAACAGCACAAGTCGTTTTAGTTGATAATGGAAAAACTAAATCCAGGATTATTCTATCAGAAAATGACCAGATTAATCAAATATCAGCAAATTTATTTCAATTGTTCCTTCAGAGAATTTCAGGTTGTACATTTCCCATTGTAAAAGGGCAGAATGCAAAAAAAGGAGATATTATAATCAGTAGCAAAACCCCAGCTGGAGTGACAGAAGACGGTTTCAGCCTATCTACGAAAGATGGAATCTTACGTATTTCAGGCAGTGGGAATGGGACAGTCTACGGAGTTGTAACTTTACTCGAACAATATCTTGGAGTGGATTACTGGGGAGAAAACGAATACTCTTTTAACCCTGCGAAGACAATCGAACTGCCGCTTATCGATAAAATAGATAATCCGGCTTTCCGTTACCGCCAGACACAATGTTATGCTATTCGTACAGACTCCATATATAAATGGTGGAACAGGCTGGAAGAGCCAAACGAAGTGTTTGCTGCCGGTTATTGGGTGCATACTTTTGATAAGTTGCTTCCTGCTTCCGTATATGGAAAAGACCATCCGGAATATTATTCTTATTTTAAAGGCAAACGCCATCCCGGGAAAGCAAGCCAATGGTGTCTGAGTAACCCGGAAGTTTTTGAAATCGTGGCTCAGCGGATTGATTCTATTTTTAAGGCAAATCCGGATAAGCATATTATGTCTGTGAGTCAGAATGATGGTAATTATACCAATTGTACATGTGATGCCTGCAAAGCGATAGATGATTATGAAGGAGCACTCTCAGGAAGTATCATTACTTTTTTGAATAAGCTGGCTGCCCGTTTTCCCGATAAGGAATTTTCCACGCTTGCCTATCTGTATACGATGAATCCTCCGAAACATGTGAAGCCATTGCCGAATGTGAATATCATGCTTTGTGATATAGATTGTGACCGTGAAGTGACTTTGACGGAAAATGCCTCAGGTAAAGAGTTTGTGAAAGCAATGGAAGGCTGGGCTGCCATCACTAATAATATTTTCGTGTGGGATTATGGTATTAATTTTGATAATTATCTGGCTCCGTTCCCTAATTTTCATATCTTGCAGGATAATATCCGTCTGTTCAAAAAGAATCATGCCACTATGCATTTCTCACAGATTGCAGGAAGCAGGGGAGGAGACTTCGCTGAGTTACGTGCCTATCTGGTATCTAAGTTAATGTGGAACCCCGAAGCGAATGTTGATTCTTTGATGCAGCATTTCCTGCATGGATACTATGGAGAGGCTGCGCCATACCTTTATCAGTATATCAAGGTGATGGAGGGAGCGTTGATAGGCAGCGGACAAAGATTGTGGATTTATGATTCTCCTGTTTCCCATAAATACGGAATGCTGAAACCACAACTGATGCGACGTTATAATCAACTGTTTGATGATGCAGAGAAAGCGGTGGCTGAAGATAATAAATTCCTGAAGCGTGTGCAGCGTGCCCGCTTGCCCATTCAGTATTCGGAATTGGAAATTGCCCGTACTGAGACTGGTACGGATATGAATGAGATCAGTCCGAAATTGGCACTTTTTGAAGAACGGGTGAAAGAATTTAATGTACCGACATTGAATGAACGTTCCAATTCTCCTGTGGAATATTGCCAGTTGTATCGGGAGAGATATATGCCCCGTGCAGAAAAAAGTGTTGCGATAGGAGCGAAGGTTACTTATCTTATTCCTCCTACCGGTAAATATGCAGAAATCGGAAAAACGGCATTAGTGGACGGACTATTCGGAGGATCTACTTTCGTTGAAAGCTGGATTGGCTGGGAAGGAACAGACGGTGCTTTTGTTATAGATTTGGGTAAAGAGAAAGAAATACATAGTATAGATACGGATTTCCTGCATCAGATCGGAGCCTGGATTCTTTTCCCTCTGAAGGTGGTTTATTCCTATTCTGAAGATGGAGAGAATTATACACATTGGGGAGCACATGATATGCCGGAAAACCGTTCGGGGAAAGTGGAGTTCCGCGGAGTGAAGACTGAATCGGAAATGCCAGTGCATGCCCGTTATGTGAAAGTTGAGGTCACCGGTACGAAAGAATGTCCCGAATGGCATTATGGTGTAGGGCATCCTTCGTGGTTCTTTATCGACGAAGTAACAATAAAATAA
- a CDS encoding BT_3987 domain-containing protein: MKALFKYILYSTFFAMSLPLVTACDDDEATDPYDINYVYIYKPSETNATLEYKGDGTFLKEIATEHILSPVRCTKPAPQDLTIQLAIDRSLVDAYNSEYGTSYVALQNAELENATLYIKQGEYISVDTLKVHYTNMEEFKNGSENYILPIAITSINGTGVSASESNSKIFLTFESTYKPNHVTLTSSKEYLLEYQYSQGFTNLSSEWKLDGILKSAWAADGDTKVTLAINPALVGTYNALHGTDYSLLTSASLKQSTIMIKQGKTTPEESVALSFSDDMASVQLGTNYVIPVTITNVDGVGADIGENKVIYIVYKTALVGFLSCVDKPVGSVINDHSGWSFTLNGQSSDLYDYVPDGSILDIDLGKQENIKTIALHFYEWFYSSESASIAISNDGEKYEDLGVASGFANKTSYILLLVAKQAQYIRVTFHGALYYSPYINTVGIYTETE; the protein is encoded by the coding sequence ATGAAAGCATTATTTAAATATATATTATACAGTACATTTTTTGCTATGTCATTGCCATTAGTCACAGCATGTGACGATGACGAAGCAACAGATCCGTATGATATCAATTATGTCTATATTTATAAACCAAGTGAAACAAATGCTACTTTAGAGTATAAAGGAGACGGAACTTTTTTGAAAGAAATCGCCACCGAACATATTTTGTCTCCTGTCAGGTGTACTAAACCTGCACCACAAGATTTGACCATCCAATTAGCTATTGACAGGTCATTGGTAGATGCATACAACAGTGAATATGGAACGAGCTATGTAGCTTTACAAAATGCAGAACTGGAAAATGCAACTTTGTATATAAAACAAGGGGAATATATCTCTGTAGATACTTTAAAAGTGCATTATACTAATATGGAAGAATTTAAGAACGGATCGGAAAATTATATTCTCCCGATTGCTATAACTTCTATTAATGGAACAGGAGTATCAGCGAGTGAAAGTAATAGTAAGATATTCTTGACATTTGAATCGACTTACAAACCAAATCATGTCACACTGACTTCAAGTAAAGAATATCTGTTAGAGTATCAGTATAGTCAAGGATTTACAAATTTAAGCAGTGAATGGAAGCTTGACGGTATCTTAAAATCGGCATGGGCCGCAGATGGTGACACCAAAGTTACTCTTGCTATTAATCCGGCATTAGTTGGAACGTATAATGCATTGCATGGCACAGATTATTCTTTACTGACTAGTGCAAGTTTGAAGCAATCGACAATAATGATTAAACAAGGAAAAACAACTCCGGAAGAGAGTGTTGCCTTGAGTTTTTCGGATGATATGGCTTCTGTGCAGCTGGGTACTAACTATGTTATTCCAGTGACAATCACGAATGTTGATGGAGTAGGAGCAGATATAGGCGAGAATAAAGTTATATATATTGTTTATAAAACAGCACTTGTCGGATTTTTATCTTGTGTAGACAAACCGGTAGGTTCTGTAATAAATGACCATTCGGGTTGGAGTTTTACTTTGAATGGACAATCTAGCGACTTGTATGATTATGTTCCGGATGGCAGCATACTTGATATCGATTTGGGAAAACAAGAGAATATAAAAACTATTGCTTTACATTTCTATGAATGGTTTTATTCTTCGGAAAGTGCAAGTATAGCGATAAGTAATGATGGAGAGAAATATGAGGATCTTGGTGTAGCTTCAGGATTTGCAAATAAGACAAGTTACATTCTTCTTCTTGTGGCTAAACAAGCGCAATATATAAGAGTAACTTTCCATGGAGCTCTTTATTATTCTCCTTATATTAATACTGTAGGTATTTATACTGAAACTGAATAA
- a CDS encoding BT_3987 domain-containing protein, with protein MKRISLLKIMAFGVLALVHTACENAKYDVIDNLVYINEASTSKTKELTLTEGTTRTSLTVRLVNIINQTIKANLFIDESVLDAYNKKNETNYKMPPKEYISFPESVTIEAGSVSADPVNVDIKSFEAEGGAQYAIPISIKNVEGGIEKSESSSSFLLVLVKPLKQAVPKLTWYNGMHAAPEGAWGLALPNYTLEWWSKVTSKSGNGGYTKNNQAIINSGGLGTELYIRFGDLIYSENGSYKNNFLQVKTMGSQFDTGDPTKGKGLEAQKWYHFAVSYDAASGTTLLYQNGTVVASLSSSIGQPMNIDQFQMISSGEEYFPDFCEMCQVRFWKVTRTVNQIKKSMYTEVDYTDKNLLLYLPMNEGEGATILHDVTGNGHDVEIGNSNLGNENRQKVTWETYSFAQ; from the coding sequence ATGAAGAGAATATCTTTACTTAAAATAATGGCATTTGGGGTACTGGCACTGGTCCATACTGCATGTGAAAATGCTAAGTATGATGTTATAGATAATTTAGTCTATATAAATGAAGCGTCTACATCCAAAACTAAAGAATTGACATTGACAGAGGGTACGACGCGTACTTCGTTAACTGTACGTTTGGTGAATATTATTAATCAAACAATAAAAGCTAATTTATTTATTGACGAATCTGTATTAGATGCTTATAATAAGAAGAATGAAACTAATTATAAAATGCCTCCTAAAGAATATATATCATTTCCTGAATCAGTGACAATTGAAGCAGGTTCTGTAAGTGCAGATCCTGTGAATGTTGATATTAAAAGTTTTGAAGCTGAAGGCGGTGCTCAATATGCAATTCCCATCAGTATTAAGAATGTGGAAGGAGGTATTGAGAAGTCGGAATCCTCTTCCAGTTTTTTATTGGTTCTTGTGAAGCCTTTGAAACAAGCTGTTCCTAAATTAACATGGTATAATGGTATGCATGCAGCCCCGGAAGGAGCTTGGGGGTTAGCTTTGCCAAATTATACATTGGAATGGTGGAGTAAAGTCACCTCTAAATCAGGGAACGGTGGATATACTAAGAATAATCAGGCTATAATAAACTCAGGAGGTTTAGGGACAGAACTATATATACGGTTTGGTGACTTAATCTATTCCGAGAATGGTAGCTATAAAAATAATTTCCTACAAGTAAAAACGATGGGGTCTCAATTTGATACAGGTGATCCAACTAAGGGAAAAGGTTTAGAAGCACAAAAATGGTATCATTTTGCAGTGAGTTATGATGCAGCATCCGGTACTACTTTATTGTACCAAAATGGTACTGTAGTTGCCTCATTATCTTCTTCAATAGGACAACCGATGAATATTGATCAATTTCAGATGATTTCTTCAGGAGAAGAATATTTTCCGGATTTCTGTGAAATGTGTCAGGTTCGTTTTTGGAAAGTTACACGCACAGTTAATCAGATAAAGAAATCTATGTATACCGAAGTTGATTATACAGACAAGAATTTGTTGTTGTATCTGCCAATGAATGAAGGTGAAGGAGCTACAATACTACACGATGTAACCGGTAATGGTCATGATGTGGAAATTGGCAATTCTAACCTAGGTAACGAAAACCGTCAAAAGGTGACATGGGAAACATATTCATTTGCTCAATAA
- a CDS encoding endo-beta-N-acetylglucosaminidase family protein: MKTSKLKKIIYGIGISLFFSQGFLNIACSDWTDIEAKDYYEPPTQGYENNLKDYFNSPHKIMFGWFGNWAGKGGSSMQYALCGLPDSTDFVSLWLCWGNLTVEQQADLKDFQAKGSRAVLCWRAGDIGDNLTPGGNDDAVKEAFWGFDPKDEQSCIEAAKKYALAIVDTCNKYNIDGFDYDIEDWGTLMNSSMPSVPNAFMKTLREEFDKTGKMLVADIPGGAGWLSFYEVLSEETVLSLDYIAWQTYELGHSGLDSFFEAVRRSHPNVFKEAMGKSIVTATFERAVDKHYFTEQQSYHPACGIEHAGMGAYHIEYDYPGNPDYPTVRAAIAAQNPPINN, from the coding sequence ATGAAAACGAGCAAATTGAAAAAAATAATATACGGAATAGGAATTTCTCTCTTTTTTTCGCAGGGATTCTTAAATATCGCATGTAGTGATTGGACCGACATAGAGGCGAAAGATTATTATGAACCTCCTACGCAAGGTTATGAAAATAATTTGAAGGATTATTTTAACTCTCCACATAAGATTATGTTTGGCTGGTTTGGTAACTGGGCAGGTAAGGGAGGTTCTTCCATGCAATATGCTTTATGTGGATTACCGGACAGTACGGATTTTGTGAGCCTTTGGCTCTGTTGGGGAAATCTGACGGTTGAGCAACAGGCTGATTTAAAAGACTTTCAGGCTAAGGGTTCCAGAGCAGTGCTTTGTTGGCGCGCAGGAGATATTGGTGATAATCTCACACCGGGGGGTAACGATGATGCAGTGAAGGAAGCGTTTTGGGGCTTTGATCCTAAAGATGAGCAATCTTGCATTGAGGCTGCTAAGAAATATGCACTTGCTATTGTAGATACATGTAACAAATATAATATCGATGGATTTGATTATGATATTGAGGATTGGGGGACTTTAATGAACTCCAGTATGCCATCAGTACCCAATGCGTTTATGAAGACTTTACGTGAGGAGTTTGATAAGACGGGGAAAATGTTGGTTGCTGATATCCCTGGTGGTGCAGGTTGGTTGAGCTTTTATGAAGTGCTTTCAGAGGAAACAGTTCTAAGTCTTGATTATATAGCTTGGCAGACCTATGAACTAGGACATTCTGGATTGGATTCTTTCTTTGAAGCTGTACGTAGAAGTCACCCTAATGTCTTTAAAGAAGCTATGGGGAAATCTATTGTGACTGCAACTTTTGAAAGAGCAGTGGATAAGCATTACTTTACCGAGCAACAGAGCTATCATCCGGCTTGTGGAATAGAACATGCAGGTATGGGGGCTTATCATATTGAGTATGATTATCCTGGAAATCCTGATTATCCCACAGTGCGTGCAGCTATTGCTGCACAGAATCCTCCTATTAATAACTAA